The following coding sequences lie in one Thalassoglobus polymorphus genomic window:
- a CDS encoding thioredoxin family protein: MVKTASTMMPLGSDAPAFSLPNIDDSVVSLSNFNEKPVLVIFMCNHCPFVIHLREALAAFGKEYQGKGLNVIGISSNDVENYPQDGPDKMKEEAASAGYTFPYLYDETQETAKAYGAACTPDFFLFDQDHKLVYRGQFDDSRPQSGIPVTGADLRAACDALLAGEPVIEDQKPSIGCNIKWKEGNAPDYFTGQATA, from the coding sequence ATGGTGAAAACCGCCTCGACGATGATGCCTCTCGGGAGCGACGCTCCAGCATTCTCGTTGCCCAATATTGACGACAGCGTTGTTTCTCTATCAAATTTCAATGAGAAGCCCGTGCTGGTCATCTTTATGTGCAACCACTGTCCCTTTGTGATTCATCTCCGTGAGGCACTTGCAGCCTTTGGAAAAGAATATCAGGGGAAAGGCCTGAACGTGATCGGGATCAGCTCGAATGACGTCGAGAACTATCCGCAGGATGGCCCCGATAAGATGAAAGAGGAAGCTGCGAGTGCAGGATACACTTTCCCGTATCTGTACGATGAAACTCAGGAGACTGCCAAGGCTTATGGCGCTGCTTGCACGCCTGACTTTTTCCTCTTTGATCAAGATCACAAACTTGTCTACCGAGGACAGTTTGACGACAGTCGCCCACAATCGGGGATTCCCGTCACCGGAGCTGATCTCCGAGCGGCTTGCGATGCCCTTCTCGCTGGCGAGCCTGTTATCGAAGACCAAAAGCCGAGCATCGGCTGTAATATCAAATGGAAAGAGGGGAACGCACCTGACTATTTCACCGGGCAAGCAACTGCCTAA